A region of the Actinomycetota bacterium genome:
GTCGTGCACTTCCGGGCGCGTGCGCCGCTGCGATGGTGGCGCAACGCGACCAACGCCTTCGGCTGAGGACGCGGACCCCCGGGAACGCGAAGATGCCCCGGGGCCTTGAGGCCCCGGGGCATCTCGTTCGATGCCTGCCGCCGGTTACGACGTGGTCGCGGTGCGACGCCGCGCGACGAACAGCGCGACGAGACCCACCGCAACGAGCGCGACCGCCACGATCGCGGCCGTCGAAGCGTCGCCGCCGGTGAACGCGGTGCCACCGCCTGCGCCCTCGACCACGTTCTCGGGCGGTGGTGAATCCGTGTAGTCGGCGAAGGCGGTTCCGGCGAGCATGGTCATGAAGACCATCGCGCCGACCAAGACCGCAGCAGCCTTCTTCATGCACGTTCCTTCCTCTTGGACACGGCACCCGCACGGCCGTGT
Encoded here:
- a CDS encoding LPXTG cell wall anchor domain-containing protein, with translation MKKAAAVLVGAMVFMTMLAGTAFADYTDSPPPENVVEGAGGGTAFTGGDASTAAIVAVALVAVGLVALFVARRRTATTS